The following proteins are encoded in a genomic region of Oryctolagus cuniculus chromosome 6, mOryCun1.1, whole genome shotgun sequence:
- the ZNF623 gene encoding zinc finger protein 623: MLSDKLTVMEPPAPASDITLGELLGNLEGQSLAGSPSQEEEFKQVTVTHWKIQTGGPASACGESGRGPLLNPDLLLLPPELVGGGAHPCDVCGESFTFGSDLVRHQTSHTGEKPHTCDQCGKGFGQRALLTEHQRLHAGKRPCVCHLCGDRFAHYADLTEHQRAHAGEKPFKCAQCGKAFGHSSDLIRHQRVHTRERPFECKECGKGFSQSSLLIRHQRIHTGERPYECNECGKSFIRSSSLIRHYQIHTEVKQYECKECGKAFRHRSDLIEHQRIHTGERPFECNECGKAFIRSSKLIQHQRIHTGERPYVCNECGKRFSQTSNFTQHQRIHTGEKLYECSECGKAFFLSSYLIRHQKIHTGERVYECKECGKAFLQKAHLTEHQKIHTGDRPFECKDCGKAFIQSSKLLLHQIIHTGEKPYVCSYCGKGFIQRSNFLQHQKVHTEEKLYECRQFEKDLNSPPGFQHSPDAQQEGLPVSTAPLCLGERPVGQEDPPGDL; encoded by the coding sequence ATGCTGTCAGACAAGCTCACGGTGAtggagccccctgcccctgcgtcTGACATCACGTTAGGAGAGcttttgggaaacctggaagggcAGAGCCTGGCAGGTTCCCCCTCTCAGGAAGAGGAATTCAAGCAGGTGACAGTGACGCATTGGAAGATCCAGACGGGGGGTCCGGCCTCAGCGTGTGGGGAGTCAGGGCGGGGCCCTCTGCTGAACCCCGACCTGCTGCTACTCCCACCAGAGCTCGTGGGCGGGGGCGCCCATCCTTGCGATGTCTGTGGCGAAAGCTTCACGTTTGGCTCGGACCTCGTTAGGCATCAGACTTCTCACACTGGGGAGAAGCCTCACACGTGCGATCAGTGTGGGAAAGGCTTTGGGCAGCGTGCACTCCTGACAGAGCACCAGAGGCTCCACGCCGGGAAGAGACCTTGCGTGTGTCACCTGTGTGGGGACCGCTTCGCTCACTACGCAGACCTCACCGAGCACCAGCGAGCACACGCCGGGGAAAAGCCCTTCAAGTGTGCacagtgtgggaaagccttcggGCACAGCTCGGACTTGATCCGCCACCAGCGTGTTCACACCAGGGAAAGACCGTTTGAGTGCAAGGAGTGTGGGAAAGGCTTCAGTCAGAGCTCGCTGCTTATTCGCCATCAGAGGATTCACACCGGGGAGAGGCCCTACGAGTGCAACGAATGCGGGAAGTCCTTCATCCGCAGCTCCAGCCTCATCCGGCATTACCAGATCCACACGGAGGTGAAGCAGTACGAGTGCAAGGAGTGCGGCAAGGCCTTCCGCCACCGCTCGGACCTCATCGAGCACCAGCGGATCCACACTGGGGAGAGGCCCTTTGAGTGCAacgagtgtgggaaagccttcatcCGGAGCTCCAAGCTTATCCAGCACCAGAGAATTCATACGGGGGAAAGGCCTTACGTCTGCAACGAGTGTGGGAAGCGCTTCAGCCAGACGTCGAACTTCACCCAGCACCAGAGgattcacactggagagaaactcTACGAGTGCAGCGAATGTGGCAAAGCCTTCTTCCTGAGCTCCTACCTTATCCGACACCAGAAGATCCACACTGGAGAGCGGGTGTATGAGTGCAAAGAGTGTGGGAAGGCTTTTCTCCAGAAAGCCCACCTCACCGAGCACCAGAAGATCCACACCGGGGACAGGCCCTTCGAGTGCAAGGACTGCGGGAAGGCGTTCATCCAGAGCTCCAAGCTGCTGCTGCACCAGATCATCCACACCGGAGAGAAGCCCTACGTGTGCAGCTACTGCGGGAAGGGCTTCATCCAGAGGTCGAACTTCCTGCAGCACCAGAAGGTCCACACCGAGGAGAAGCTCTACGAATGCCGTCAGTTTGAGAAGGACTTGAACTCACCGCCAGGCTTCCAGCACAGTCCCGATGCCCAGCAGGAGGGCCTTCCCGTGAGCACGGCCCCGCTGTGTTTGGGGGAGCGGCCCGTGGGCCAGGAGGACCCCCCAGGTGACCTGTGA